In Helicobacter bilis, a genomic segment contains:
- a CDS encoding DUF1440 domain-containing protein, with amino-acid sequence MQVYTNLSKIYRVWISLFIGVIVGSIGSVVRIGWEVLFPLSLQMPLDSNAEYILQLLCIDLNLLSLKYVFSDGYEWSVVYLVWQFLFSIFFSLFYILFAEFWQKLKFAHGIFYGIMLWLCVYVLFLPLCGFVRVDSMFSYYVCSFIESLLWIWIIELTRRDLRNRITHERDPF; translated from the coding sequence ATGCAGGTTTATACAAATCTTAGTAAGATATATCGCGTATGGATAAGCCTTTTTATCGGCGTGATTGTAGGGAGTATTGGGAGTGTTGTGAGGATTGGCTGGGAGGTGCTATTCCCCCTATCTTTACAAATGCCCTTAGATTCTAACGCAGAGTATATATTGCAGTTATTATGTATTGATTTGAATCTACTTAGTTTGAAATATGTGTTTAGTGATGGCTACGAGTGGAGTGTAGTCTATCTTGTATGGCAGTTTTTATTTTCGATTTTTTTTAGTTTGTTTTATATTTTATTTGCGGAATTTTGGCAAAAGCTAAAATTTGCACATGGAATCTTTTATGGCATTATGTTGTGGCTATGTGTGTATGTTTTATTTCTGCCTTTGTGCGGATTTGTAAGAGTAGATTCTATGTTTAGCTATTATGTATGCAGCTTTATAGAATCTTTACTTTGGATATGGATTATCGAGCTTACAAGAAGGGATTTGCGTAATAGAATCACACACGAAAGAGATCCATTCTAG
- the sppA gene encoding signal peptide peptidase SppA, whose protein sequence is MQIFHVLWKGIKGIFDFINTYFKVVVLLLIVLFLATLASDEEIESKPNLAKLYLNFPIYESESFAAQIEAIKKNDDIKGVLLLIDSPGGAVGASIEIADMIKELNEKIPVVAYTQSLMASGSYYAGMYAHSIYANRGALVGSIGVIFSAPNFEEAMDKIGIKMQGVSAGEYKEIGSITRKWKNTEKEFINNLTQEQYKMFYSDVIAARGERLKAKNHLDFAEGKIFSASNALKLGLIDGVNSMSEVEKILQNLSGVEEIVWLKKDKMEVLLDKLTDSIATKAQSIFMPKFMWGV, encoded by the coding sequence ATGCAAATATTTCATGTGTTATGGAAGGGCATTAAGGGTATTTTTGATTTTATTAATACTTATTTTAAGGTTGTGGTATTACTTCTTATTGTGCTTTTTTTAGCCACTCTTGCAAGTGATGAAGAGATAGAATCTAAACCAAATCTAGCAAAACTTTATCTAAACTTCCCTATTTATGAGAGTGAAAGCTTTGCCGCACAAATAGAAGCTATTAAGAAAAATGATGATATTAAAGGGGTTTTACTGCTTATAGATTCACCGGGTGGGGCTGTGGGAGCGAGTATTGAAATAGCAGATATGATAAAAGAGCTGAATGAAAAAATACCCGTTGTTGCTTATACGCAATCGCTTATGGCAAGTGGTAGCTATTATGCAGGAATGTATGCACATAGCATTTATGCAAATCGTGGTGCATTAGTGGGGTCTATCGGTGTCATCTTTAGTGCGCCAAACTTTGAAGAAGCAATGGATAAAATAGGCATAAAAATGCAAGGGGTTAGTGCTGGTGAATATAAAGAGATAGGCTCAATCACGCGTAAATGGAAAAACACAGAAAAAGAGTTTATAAACAATCTCACACAAGAGCAATACAAAATGTTTTATAGTGATGTGATCGCCGCAAGGGGTGAAAGACTGAAGGCTAAAAATCATCTAGATTTTGCTGAAGGCAAGATCTTTAGTGCAAGTAATGCCCTAAAACTTGGTTTAATAGATGGTGTAAATAGTATGAGTGAAGTAGAAAAAATATTACAGAATCTAAGTGGAGTAGAAGAGATTGTATGGCTAAAAAAAGATAAAATGGAAGTATTGCTTGATAAACTTACAGATAGCATAGCGACAAAAGCACAAAGCATTTTTATGCCAAAATTTATGTGGGGTGTGTAG
- a CDS encoding tetratricopeptide repeat protein, whose translation MIEILNAYRNPIFGILALLFMVAFVFFLDSLKRTRAHKRKQDLIDNLGKQFDSIGLQQNIDEFIAHAKNATQTLILIAQTYAKAGDYEQAIAIYKTLSEKPLEMHEKLEILELLGDSYYRAGFLERSKNIFLEILRYYPHNIRILEYYMRTCENLKHYDEAIEALNSLEEIVSANADSKFSMKKIWHTKNYLKVMQLCSSHHISLADQQEKLLMFYEKDPTLRNIILRHFRLYNVGLFWQKILLLQDIMPYIDILWHFQKHEVPFDFIANRSDLMAIYHAKGFVSGYQKSEDFTLEVLQLLLLYSHIKADISFTYSCNSCNTQTPFYTYRCSACAEIATINPIAIPAQTPPPPI comes from the coding sequence ATGATTGAAATATTAAATGCGTATAGAAACCCGATATTTGGCATACTTGCGTTGCTATTTATGGTAGCATTTGTATTTTTTTTAGATTCTTTAAAGCGGACTAGAGCGCATAAGCGAAAGCAAGATTTAATCGATAATTTAGGTAAGCAGTTTGATAGTATTGGTTTGCAGCAAAATATCGATGAGTTTATCGCTCATGCTAAAAATGCTACGCAAACACTCATATTAATCGCACAGACTTACGCAAAAGCAGGGGATTATGAACAAGCTATTGCCATTTATAAAACCTTGAGTGAAAAGCCACTTGAGATGCACGAAAAGCTAGAGATTCTAGAGTTACTCGGTGATAGTTATTATAGGGCTGGTTTTTTGGAGAGAAGTAAAAATATCTTTTTGGAAATTTTGCGTTATTATCCGCATAATATCCGTATTCTTGAATACTATATGCGAACCTGTGAGAATCTAAAACATTATGATGAAGCCATAGAAGCATTAAATAGCTTAGAAGAGATTGTGAGCGCAAATGCTGATTCTAAATTCTCCATGAAAAAAATATGGCATACTAAAAATTATCTAAAAGTTATGCAGCTATGCAGTAGTCATCATATTTCTCTAGCAGACCAGCAAGAAAAGCTACTCATGTTTTATGAAAAAGACCCTACGCTAAGAAATATTATCCTGCGGCATTTTCGGCTTTATAATGTCGGGCTATTTTGGCAAAAGATTCTATTATTACAAGATATTATGCCCTATATTGATATTTTATGGCATTTTCAAAAACATGAAGTGCCTTTTGATTTTATTGCGAATAGAAGTGATTTAATGGCAATTTATCATGCAAAAGGCTTTGTGAGTGGATACCAAAAAAGTGAAGATTTTACGCTTGAAGTATTGCAACTTTTATTATTATACTCACATATAAAGGCAGATATTAGCTTTACTTATAGTTGCAATTCATGCAATACGCAAACGCCTTTCTACACCTATCGCTGCAGTGCTTGTGCAGAAATCGCTACGATAAATCCCATCGCTATTCCCGCGCAAACACCCCCCCCCCCCATTTAG
- the bioD gene encoding dethiobiotin synthase has protein sequence MQIYISGIHTDVGKTHVSAAFCASFNYAYFKLIQAGTPRDCEVVQRFSPNTEVLGEGICLKTPASPHIAKLHENVQYKGLDIALPTRDNVVIELAGGLFSPLDEYSCMLDYMQSYKRPTILVGKYYLGAINHIILSINTLKQRDIEILCLVMNGVIDLNVDKFIYEYTGINIIHLDTFDTTDFTQRILNFKHAMQPYLVENGLLTNGF, from the coding sequence ATGCAAATTTATATAAGCGGAATACATACTGATGTTGGTAAAACACATGTGAGTGCTGCTTTTTGTGCGAGTTTTAACTACGCATATTTTAAGCTTATACAAGCGGGCACACCAAGAGATTGTGAAGTCGTGCAGCGTTTTAGCCCTAATACAGAAGTTTTGGGTGAGGGTATTTGTCTTAAAACACCGGCTTCACCACATATTGCTAAATTACATGAGAATGTGCAATATAAGGGCTTAGATATTGCATTACCAACAAGGGATAATGTGGTAATTGAGCTTGCAGGTGGCTTATTTTCCCCGCTTGATGAGTATAGCTGTATGTTAGATTATATGCAAAGCTACAAGCGACCAACGATTTTAGTTGGTAAATATTATCTTGGGGCAATAAATCATATTATATTGAGCATTAATACCTTGAAACAGCGTGATATAGAGATTCTCTGCCTTGTTATGAATGGTGTTATTGACTTGAATGTTGATAAGTTTATTTATGAATATACAGGCATTAATATCATACATTTAGATACATTTGATACTACGGACTTCACACAAAGGATTCTAAACTTTAAACATGCTATGCAGCCTTATCTTGTAGAGAATGGTTTGCTAACAAATGGCTTTTAA